In Granulicella mallensis MP5ACTX8, the sequence CTTAATCAACAAATTGAAGCCCCCGCATTCGTGGTGGCACGAATGCGGGGGCCTTCGGCTAGGTCTCAGGATGACGACGAAAAACAAACAACGGCTTAGCTCTTGATGAAGGCCAGCAGGTCGGCGTTGATCTCGTCGGCGTGTGTGGTGCACATGCCGTGCGGATAGCCGGGGTAGACCTTCAGCGTGGCGTTCTTCACGATCTTTGCAGACAAGAGGCCGGCCGCGCCGATGGGCACAATCTGATCGTCATCGCCGTGCAGAACCAGCGTGGGGATGTCGATCTTCTTGAGGTCTTCGGTGAAGTCGGTTTCGGAGAAGGCCTTGATCGTGTCGTACTGGCTCTTGTGCGAGCCCAGCATGCCCTGGAGCCAGAAGCTGTCCTGCACGCCCTCGGAGATCTTGGCGCCTGCGCGGTTGTAGCCATAGAAGGGCAGCGTCAGGTCCTTGTAGAACTGCGACCGGTCCGCCGCGACACCCGCGCGCAGTCCGTCGAAGACAGCGAGCGGCAGACCGCCGGGGTTTTGCTCCGTCTTGAGCATCAGCGGCGGCACTGCGCCGATCAGCACGGCCTTTGCGACGCGCTTGCTACCGTGACGGCCCAGGTAGCGCGCTACTTCACCGCCGCCGGTGGAGTGGCCCACCATCACGACATCCTTCAGATCGAGCGCTTCGAACAGCTCTGCCAGATCGTCGGCGTAGGTGTCCATCTCGTTGCCGTCCCAGGGCTGGCTGGAGCGGCCGTTGCCGCGCCGGTCGTGGGCGATGACACGATAGCCCTGCTGGCCGAGGAACAACATCTGTGCGTCCCAGGCATCTGCCGTCAGCGGCCAGCCGTGCGAGAACACGATGGGTTGGCCTGTGCCCCAGTCTT encodes:
- a CDS encoding alpha/beta fold hydrolase → MSILTLKDGNTLYYKDWGTGQPIVFSHGWPLTADAWDAQMLFLGQQGYRVIAHDRRGNGRSSQPWDGNEMDTYADDLAELFEALDLKDVVMVGHSTGGGEVARYLGRHGSKRVAKAVLIGAVPPLMLKTEQNPGGLPLAVFDGLRAGVAADRSQFYKDLTLPFYGYNRAGAKISEGVQDSFWLQGMLGSHKSQYDTIKAFSETDFTEDLKKIDIPTLVLHGDDDQIVPIGAAGLLSAKIVKNATLKVYPGYPHGMCTTHADEINADLLAFIKS